The following coding sequences are from one Arthrobacter sp. PvP023 window:
- a CDS encoding zinc-dependent metalloprotease: MTSNPLNPSNGDDDNPKDPLAEMLQNLMGGKGMGDIDPAELAKAAGLPDDPNLLAQMFSQAQAMMSAPSEGPVNWQLAHDNARRVAASGTDPSVTAQQSRDIDEALRLAELWLDQVTDLPATGLIGRAWSRAEWVEETLGTWKRLTEPVANSIANALSTAMTEQMPEEMKSMMGGASSMLQNMGGAIFGMQLGQAIGALSAEVVSSTDIGVPLADLEMALLPANVAKFGEGLSLPENDIRLFLAVREAAHARLFVQVPWLRGHLLGAIEAYARGIHIDTSKIEELAREIDPGNPEGIQEALSQGVFMPQRTPAQEQALEKLETALALVEGWVDELTAAATEKFLPSASALRETVRRRRATGGPAEHAFSSLVGLELRPRRLREAAALWASLKEERGTEGRDAIWQHPDLLPTGEDLDDPQGFSARRKLAEASDTEVDDALQKLLNGGFDEPAANDAGSDHDNDGTGTETGGAGKDDDGGTPRA; encoded by the coding sequence ATGACCTCCAACCCACTCAATCCGTCCAATGGCGACGACGACAACCCCAAGGATCCGCTTGCGGAGATGCTTCAGAACCTTATGGGCGGGAAGGGCATGGGCGACATAGACCCCGCCGAACTGGCCAAGGCCGCAGGCCTTCCTGACGATCCGAACCTGCTTGCCCAGATGTTCTCGCAGGCACAGGCCATGATGAGCGCCCCCTCTGAAGGGCCCGTCAACTGGCAGCTTGCCCACGACAATGCGAGGCGGGTAGCGGCGAGCGGCACCGACCCCTCGGTCACGGCGCAACAGTCGCGCGATATCGATGAGGCACTGCGCTTGGCCGAATTGTGGCTTGACCAGGTCACGGACCTCCCCGCGACAGGCTTGATCGGCCGCGCATGGTCCCGTGCAGAGTGGGTCGAGGAGACGCTCGGCACGTGGAAGCGGCTCACTGAACCGGTGGCCAACAGCATTGCCAATGCACTGTCCACCGCCATGACCGAGCAGATGCCCGAAGAAATGAAGTCCATGATGGGCGGGGCTTCATCCATGCTGCAGAACATGGGCGGCGCCATCTTCGGCATGCAGCTCGGCCAGGCCATCGGGGCGCTCTCTGCGGAAGTAGTGAGTTCAACGGACATCGGGGTGCCGCTGGCCGACCTTGAAATGGCCCTTCTCCCGGCCAACGTGGCCAAATTCGGCGAAGGCCTGAGCCTGCCCGAGAACGATATCCGGCTTTTCCTGGCGGTGCGGGAAGCGGCGCACGCCCGGCTCTTCGTCCAGGTGCCCTGGCTCCGCGGCCACCTCCTGGGTGCCATCGAGGCCTATGCCCGTGGCATCCACATTGACACGTCCAAGATCGAGGAACTGGCGCGGGAAATCGACCCCGGCAACCCCGAAGGCATCCAGGAAGCGCTCTCCCAAGGTGTCTTCATGCCCCAGCGGACGCCCGCCCAGGAACAGGCACTGGAAAAACTGGAAACGGCGCTGGCGCTGGTTGAAGGCTGGGTGGATGAACTGACCGCAGCGGCCACGGAGAAGTTCCTGCCCTCAGCATCGGCACTGCGTGAGACCGTCCGGCGGCGCCGCGCCACCGGCGGCCCGGCAGAGCACGCCTTCTCATCCCTGGTGGGACTGGAGCTGCGTCCCCGCCGCCTCCGCGAGGCTGCCGCCCTCTGGGCGTCCCTCAAGGAAGAACGCGGCACCGAAGGCCGGGACGCCATCTGGCAGCACCCGGACCTCCTGCCCACGGGCGAGGACCTGGACGACCCCCAGGGATTCAGTGCGCGGCGCAAGCTTGCCGAAGCGAGCGATACGGAAGTGGATGACGCCCTGCAGAAACTGTTGAACGGCGGATTTGACGAACCGGCCGCGAACGATGCAGGCTCCGACCACGACAATGACGGCACTGGCACGGAAACGGGCGGTGCGGGCAAGGACGACGACGGCGGGACGCCGCGGGCCTGA
- a CDS encoding PDZ domain-containing protein — MSITQGDQVPGDPAESGNGSGSTRGSLLRRPKSRRAKARDNRYPAMVTSGLVALALGVTAASLPVPYVVESPGPTFNTLANDNGKPVISVTGRETFPAKGNLDLTTVYVDGGPNGPVSVFEAFSAWLDKSKAVYPEELIFPSGVTKEESQQESAVAMTTSQENATASALKELDIPFEQKLRVADLAERSASAGKLQAGDVFNTVNGKPVTSLSVVQEELAAGQGKPATVVVDRNGSPVTETITPTENAAGKFILGVLLQYDFKFPFDVKISLDKVGGPSAGMMFALGIIDTVTPGDLTGGKHIAGTGTITPDGVVGSIGGIGQKMYGARADGADVFLAPAANCSEVVGHIPDGLQVVKVENLAEAREAVTVIGSGGDTSGLPACTSN; from the coding sequence TTGTCAATCACTCAGGGTGACCAGGTTCCGGGGGATCCGGCGGAATCCGGAAACGGCAGCGGGAGCACACGCGGCAGTCTTTTGCGCCGGCCGAAGTCCCGACGGGCCAAAGCACGCGACAACCGCTACCCCGCCATGGTGACCTCAGGGCTGGTGGCACTGGCACTGGGTGTCACCGCCGCGAGCCTTCCCGTGCCTTATGTCGTGGAATCGCCCGGGCCAACCTTTAACACCCTCGCCAATGACAACGGGAAACCGGTCATCAGCGTTACCGGCCGCGAGACGTTTCCGGCCAAGGGCAACCTGGACCTCACCACTGTCTATGTCGACGGCGGACCCAACGGCCCGGTCAGCGTGTTCGAGGCTTTCTCAGCCTGGCTGGATAAGTCGAAGGCTGTCTATCCGGAAGAGCTCATCTTTCCGAGCGGGGTCACCAAGGAGGAATCCCAGCAGGAAAGTGCCGTGGCCATGACCACCTCCCAGGAGAACGCCACGGCTTCCGCCCTGAAGGAACTTGATATTCCCTTTGAGCAGAAACTGCGGGTGGCGGACCTTGCAGAGCGGTCGGCGTCCGCCGGCAAACTGCAGGCCGGCGATGTGTTCAACACTGTGAACGGCAAGCCTGTGACGTCGCTCAGCGTGGTGCAGGAGGAACTTGCCGCCGGGCAGGGGAAGCCGGCCACGGTCGTCGTCGACCGGAACGGTTCGCCGGTGACCGAAACCATCACCCCCACCGAGAACGCGGCAGGCAAGTTCATCCTCGGTGTGCTGCTGCAGTACGACTTCAAGTTTCCCTTTGACGTCAAGATTTCCCTCGACAAGGTGGGCGGCCCCAGCGCGGGCATGATGTTCGCATTGGGCATCATCGACACCGTCACGCCGGGGGACCTGACCGGAGGCAAACACATCGCCGGGACCGGCACCATCACGCCCGACGGCGTCGTGGGATCCATCGGCGGGATCGGACAGAAGATGTACGGGGCCAGGGCGGACGGCGCCGACGTGTTCCTGGCGCCGGCGGCCAACTGCTCGGAAGTGGTGGGACACATTCCGGACGGGTTGCAGGTGGTCAAAGTCGAGAACCTGGCTGAGGCACGGGAAGCCGTCACCGTGATCGGTTCAGGCGGGGACACATCCGGGCTTCCCGCGTGCACCAGCAACTAG
- a CDS encoding deoxyribodipyrimidine photo-lyase: MPSTIVWLRDDLRLDDNPALADAAALGHPLTVVYILDEESPGVRPLGGAAKWWLHHSLASLAGALEAAGSRLVLRRGSAAGIIQELAADTGATHLRWNRRYGGPERSVDAGVKAWAGEQGLDAASFQASLMFEPWTVRTGAGGPYKVFTPFWRACLESGEPRVPADAPGTLPHPAGHRDGGLPQSDDLDGWALLPRTPDWSAGLAEQWTPGEAGAHSRLEDFLDGPVEEYGTGRDRPGVEGTSRLSPHLRFGEISPFRVWHALRERFPRQAPADVGIFRSELGWREFCWQLLYENPELASRNYRPDFDRFEWQTPSDAELDAWQQGRTGYPLVDAGMRQLWQTGWMHNRVRMAAASFLVKNLLADWRLGEAWFWDTLVDADSASNPANWQWVAGSGADASPYFRIFNPVTQSKKFDAAGRYLREFIPEIADLSDKEIHEPWKAPELAAGYPEPVVGLPESRERALETYQKLKDS, translated from the coding sequence ATGCCTTCCACCATTGTCTGGCTCCGTGACGACCTTCGCCTCGATGACAATCCGGCCCTGGCCGATGCGGCGGCCCTGGGCCATCCGCTGACCGTCGTCTACATCCTGGATGAAGAATCACCGGGGGTGCGGCCGCTCGGCGGGGCGGCCAAGTGGTGGCTCCACCATTCACTGGCGTCCCTGGCCGGCGCCCTGGAAGCGGCGGGCTCCCGGCTGGTCCTTCGACGCGGGAGCGCCGCCGGAATCATCCAGGAGCTGGCTGCCGACACCGGAGCCACCCACCTCAGGTGGAACCGCAGGTACGGCGGACCCGAACGCAGCGTCGACGCCGGGGTCAAAGCCTGGGCAGGGGAACAGGGACTTGATGCGGCGAGCTTCCAGGCCAGCCTCATGTTCGAGCCATGGACCGTCCGCACCGGGGCGGGCGGGCCGTACAAGGTGTTCACGCCATTCTGGCGCGCATGCCTCGAAAGCGGGGAGCCACGGGTGCCCGCCGATGCCCCGGGCACCCTGCCTCATCCAGCCGGGCACAGAGACGGCGGGCTGCCGCAAAGCGATGACCTGGATGGCTGGGCGCTGCTCCCCCGCACGCCCGACTGGAGCGCAGGACTCGCAGAACAGTGGACGCCCGGCGAAGCCGGCGCCCACAGCCGGCTGGAGGACTTCCTGGACGGCCCTGTCGAAGAGTATGGAACCGGCCGCGATCGGCCGGGAGTCGAAGGCACCAGCCGCCTCTCCCCCCACCTTCGCTTTGGTGAGATCAGTCCCTTCCGCGTCTGGCATGCGCTCCGTGAGCGCTTCCCGCGCCAGGCTCCCGCCGACGTCGGAATCTTCCGCTCCGAATTGGGCTGGCGCGAGTTTTGCTGGCAGCTTCTGTACGAGAACCCGGAACTGGCCAGCCGAAACTACCGTCCCGACTTTGACCGGTTTGAGTGGCAGACGCCGTCCGACGCCGAGCTGGATGCCTGGCAGCAGGGCCGGACGGGCTACCCGCTGGTGGACGCGGGGATGCGCCAGTTGTGGCAGACGGGTTGGATGCACAACCGCGTCCGCATGGCTGCCGCGTCCTTCCTGGTGAAAAACCTGCTCGCGGACTGGAGGCTGGGCGAAGCGTGGTTCTGGGACACGCTGGTGGACGCCGATTCCGCAAGCAACCCGGCCAACTGGCAATGGGTGGCGGGCTCCGGAGCGGACGCCTCCCCCTATTTCCGGATCTTCAACCCCGTGACGCAAAGCAAGAAATTCGACGCCGCCGGCCGCTACCTGCGGGAGTTCATTCCGGAAATCGCGGACCTCAGTGACAAAGAGATCCACGAACCGTGGAAGGCGCCGGAACTGGCCGCCGGGTATCCCGAGCCTGTGGTTGGCTTGCCGGAGTCACGTGAGAGGGCCCTGGAGACCTACCAGAAGCTCAAGGACAGCTAA
- a CDS encoding M48 family metallopeptidase, which translates to MAGSAQPRAIPLTTSDGAPVLVRRSARRRRTVAAFWENGTAVVAIPAHFSKAQESEWVHRMLEKLRLQGVRRSRGAGQRKPATDAALAAHAAELSAKYLGGRSVPTSVRWVSNQNSRWGSATPADGTIRLSDKLRPMPQWVIDYVLLHELAHLLVAGHNAAFWRLLEAYPETQRAKAFLEGVAFATSRGISPDVDGESTSTDGTNVPSVLS; encoded by the coding sequence ATGGCCGGAAGCGCCCAACCACGGGCGATTCCGCTGACCACTTCCGACGGTGCCCCGGTGCTGGTCCGCCGCTCCGCGCGCCGGCGCCGGACCGTGGCCGCGTTCTGGGAGAACGGCACGGCAGTGGTGGCCATCCCCGCCCATTTCAGCAAGGCACAGGAAAGCGAATGGGTCCACCGGATGCTGGAGAAGCTCCGGCTGCAGGGAGTCCGGCGGTCGCGCGGGGCAGGACAACGCAAGCCGGCCACTGACGCCGCGCTCGCCGCGCACGCAGCCGAACTGTCGGCCAAGTACCTTGGGGGCCGTTCCGTGCCGACTTCGGTGCGCTGGGTCAGTAACCAGAACTCCCGCTGGGGTTCGGCCACACCTGCGGACGGAACCATCAGGCTTTCGGACAAGCTGCGGCCCATGCCGCAATGGGTGATCGACTACGTGCTGCTGCACGAACTGGCGCATCTGCTCGTCGCCGGGCACAACGCCGCGTTCTGGCGCCTCCTGGAGGCCTACCCCGAAACCCAGCGGGCCAAGGCGTTCCTGGAGGGCGTCGCGTTCGCCACGTCCCGCGGAATTTCACCGGACGTTGACGGAGAAAGCACGAGCACTGACGGAACCAACGTTCCGTCAGTGCTCAGCTAG
- a CDS encoding cytochrome b/b6 domain-containing protein, with protein MSLPTKKKSGTAKSKWAKLYWAVPAALVALLLVVLLAKWVTGLAGVKDFLAAYPGHSELPEGTPVGFPAWLAWQHFLNGFFVLLIIRSGWQVRTQTRPAAYWTRNNKGLVRTRNAPTKISLALWFHLVLDALWILNGIVFAGLLFATGQWARIVPTSWDVFPNALSAALQYASLNWPTENGWVNYNALQLLTYFLTVFIATPLAFITGLRMSSAWPKNAKALNKAYPIEAARAVHFPVMIYFVAFIVVHVFLVLATGALRNLNHMYGGSDDVSWVGFGIFAASVAVMVAAWFLARPLFLSPIASLMGKVSSR; from the coding sequence ATGTCTCTACCAACCAAGAAGAAGTCCGGAACTGCGAAGAGCAAATGGGCCAAGCTGTACTGGGCAGTGCCGGCGGCGCTCGTAGCCCTTCTTCTCGTGGTACTGCTCGCTAAGTGGGTCACAGGGCTCGCCGGGGTAAAGGACTTCCTGGCGGCCTACCCGGGCCATTCAGAGCTGCCCGAGGGAACTCCCGTGGGCTTCCCGGCATGGCTGGCGTGGCAACACTTCCTCAACGGCTTCTTCGTGCTGCTGATCATCCGTTCCGGCTGGCAGGTGCGCACGCAGACGCGTCCGGCCGCCTACTGGACCCGGAACAACAAGGGCCTGGTCCGCACCAGGAACGCGCCGACGAAGATCAGCCTGGCGCTGTGGTTCCATCTCGTCCTTGACGCGCTGTGGATCCTCAACGGCATCGTGTTCGCCGGCCTGCTCTTCGCCACCGGCCAGTGGGCCAGGATCGTGCCTACCAGCTGGGATGTCTTCCCCAACGCGCTCTCGGCCGCGCTGCAGTACGCTTCGCTGAACTGGCCAACGGAGAACGGCTGGGTCAATTACAACGCCCTCCAGCTGCTGACGTACTTCCTCACTGTCTTCATCGCGACGCCCCTTGCGTTCATCACAGGTCTGCGGATGTCCTCGGCCTGGCCCAAGAATGCCAAGGCGCTGAACAAGGCCTACCCGATCGAGGCTGCCCGCGCCGTGCACTTCCCGGTGATGATCTACTTCGTCGCTTTCATTGTGGTCCACGTTTTCCTGGTGCTGGCCACCGGCGCCCTCCGGAACCTCAACCACATGTACGGCGGCAGCGACGACGTCAGCTGGGTGGGATTCGGCATCTTCGCGGCGTCAGTTGCCGTGATGGTCGCCGCATGGTTCCTGGCACGCCCGCTCTTCCTGAGTCCCATAGCTTCCCTGATGGGCAAGGTCAGCAGCCGCTGA
- a CDS encoding UPF0182 family protein gives MSRPASSTPPGRPQPRRGALTPTLIVVALVVVGFIFFANVWTDVLWYQQLGFFEVFLTENLARIIIFLAGFALMFVAMFYAIRIAYHARPVYAPDSEIRDNLNRYQAQLEPVRRVVMIGLPVLFGLFAGSAAASQWQKVLLFLNQEPFGQNDPQFNLDISFYLMTLPFLGFVTGFLISVVVVAGIAGILTHYLYGSIRIMERGIFTSRAAQIHLAVTGAVFLLLLGVNFWLDRYSSVQNSNGRWAGALYTDVNAVIPTKSILAVAAALVAILFIVAAVIGKWRLPVIGTAMLVITSILAGGVYPWVIQQFQVRPSEQTLERQFIERNISMTRAAYGLDKIQEKRYNATTNATTGALAPDAQTTANIRLLDPNLISDAFSQLEQYRPYYQFPSALNVDRYEVDGKVQDTVIAVRELNPDGLSANQQSWLNRHVVYTHGYGVVAAKGNKFTADGKPEFLQAGIPSTGVLGNDSTYQPRIYFGENSPEYSIVGAPEGSPHREQDRPAGKEGDGETQYTFTGNGGPNVGSFFNKVLYAIKFQSSDLLLSDGVNTESQILYDRNPRDRVEKVAPYLTVDGNAYPAVVDGRVKWIVDGYTTSQYYPYSQQEQLSAATADSQTTAGRTVALPNSSVNYIRNSVKATVDAYDGSVTLYAWDDQDPVLKAWQNVFPTSLKPYSEMSGALMSHVRYPEDLFKVQRELLGRYHVTQPDNFYTNNDAWSVPNDPTVKEEVKQPPFYMSLQMPDQDKPAFQLTSSFIPQVVNGTARNVLYGFLAADSDAGNQKGVKAESYGQLRLLQIPPEAQVPGPGQAQNKFNSDPTVSQALNLLRQGASAVLNGNLLTLPVGGGLLYVQPVYLRSTGETSYPTLQRVLVAFGDKIGFAPTLDEALNQLFGGQSGAKAGDFANNGQTPPPAAGGSTPPATGGTDAKAELKAALDEANAAIRAGQEALAKGDFAAYGEQQNKLSAALQKAIDAEAKLGAEGASPTPGATTAPTAAPSAAATPSPSPSN, from the coding sequence TTGTCCCGTCCCGCCAGCTCCACTCCGCCCGGAAGACCCCAGCCAAGGCGAGGTGCCTTGACGCCGACGTTGATCGTCGTAGCACTGGTTGTGGTCGGATTCATCTTCTTCGCCAATGTCTGGACCGATGTCCTCTGGTACCAGCAGCTCGGGTTCTTTGAAGTATTCCTCACGGAGAACCTGGCCCGGATCATTATCTTCCTTGCCGGCTTCGCGCTGATGTTCGTTGCCATGTTCTATGCCATCCGCATCGCGTACCACGCCCGTCCCGTCTACGCGCCGGACTCGGAGATCAGGGACAACCTGAACCGCTACCAGGCGCAACTGGAACCCGTCCGCCGCGTGGTCATGATCGGCCTGCCGGTGCTGTTCGGTCTCTTTGCCGGAAGCGCTGCCGCCAGCCAGTGGCAGAAAGTGCTGCTGTTCCTGAACCAGGAGCCGTTCGGCCAGAACGATCCGCAGTTCAACCTGGACATCAGCTTCTACCTGATGACCCTTCCGTTCCTTGGCTTCGTGACCGGCTTCCTCATCAGCGTTGTTGTGGTCGCCGGTATCGCGGGAATCCTGACGCACTACCTCTACGGCAGCATCCGGATCATGGAACGCGGCATCTTCACCAGCCGTGCTGCGCAAATCCACCTCGCCGTCACCGGTGCGGTCTTCCTGCTTCTGCTTGGCGTGAACTTCTGGCTGGACCGCTATTCCTCAGTTCAGAACAGCAACGGACGCTGGGCCGGCGCGCTTTACACGGACGTCAACGCCGTCATCCCCACCAAGTCGATCCTGGCTGTAGCGGCTGCGCTGGTGGCAATCCTGTTCATCGTCGCCGCAGTGATCGGCAAATGGCGCCTGCCCGTCATCGGCACGGCAATGCTGGTCATCACCTCCATCCTTGCCGGCGGTGTCTACCCGTGGGTCATCCAGCAGTTCCAGGTGCGCCCGTCGGAACAGACCTTGGAGAGGCAGTTCATCGAGCGGAACATCAGCATGACCCGTGCCGCCTACGGCCTGGATAAGATCCAGGAGAAGCGGTACAACGCCACCACTAACGCCACCACGGGCGCCCTGGCACCGGACGCGCAGACCACTGCCAATATCCGCCTCCTGGACCCGAACCTGATTTCGGACGCCTTCTCCCAGCTCGAGCAGTACCGTCCCTACTACCAGTTCCCGAGCGCGCTCAACGTGGACCGGTATGAAGTTGACGGCAAGGTGCAGGACACTGTGATTGCCGTCCGCGAGCTGAACCCGGACGGCCTCAGCGCCAACCAGCAGTCCTGGCTGAACCGGCACGTGGTCTACACCCACGGTTACGGCGTAGTGGCCGCCAAGGGCAACAAGTTCACCGCCGACGGCAAGCCTGAGTTCCTACAGGCGGGCATTCCATCCACCGGCGTGCTCGGCAACGATTCGACCTACCAGCCCCGGATCTACTTCGGCGAAAATTCGCCCGAGTACTCGATCGTAGGGGCACCCGAGGGTTCGCCGCACCGTGAGCAGGACCGCCCTGCCGGCAAGGAAGGCGACGGCGAAACCCAGTACACCTTCACCGGCAACGGCGGCCCGAACGTGGGCAGCTTCTTCAACAAGGTCCTCTACGCCATCAAGTTCCAATCGTCCGACCTGCTGCTGTCCGACGGCGTGAACACCGAGTCGCAGATCCTCTACGACCGCAACCCGAGGGACCGCGTCGAAAAGGTCGCCCCCTACCTCACGGTCGACGGCAACGCCTACCCGGCGGTGGTTGACGGCCGCGTGAAGTGGATAGTGGACGGCTACACCACCAGCCAGTACTACCCGTACTCGCAGCAGGAGCAGCTTTCCGCGGCCACCGCAGATTCGCAGACCACGGCCGGACGCACGGTCGCCTTGCCGAACAGCTCGGTGAACTACATCCGCAACTCCGTGAAGGCAACGGTTGACGCCTATGACGGCTCGGTGACGCTTTATGCCTGGGACGACCAGGACCCCGTGCTGAAGGCCTGGCAGAACGTCTTCCCGACCTCCCTGAAGCCGTACTCGGAGATGTCCGGTGCGCTCATGAGCCACGTCCGCTACCCCGAGGATCTGTTCAAGGTTCAGCGTGAGCTGCTGGGCCGCTACCACGTCACCCAGCCGGACAACTTCTACACGAACAACGATGCCTGGTCCGTGCCGAACGATCCAACGGTCAAGGAAGAGGTCAAGCAGCCGCCGTTCTACATGTCACTGCAGATGCCTGACCAGGACAAGCCGGCCTTCCAGCTCACCTCCTCGTTCATTCCGCAGGTGGTCAACGGGACCGCCCGCAACGTGCTCTATGGCTTCCTGGCTGCGGACTCCGATGCCGGCAACCAGAAGGGCGTGAAGGCGGAAAGCTACGGCCAGCTCCGGCTGCTGCAGATTCCCCCGGAAGCTCAGGTCCCGGGCCCGGGCCAGGCCCAGAACAAGTTCAACTCCGATCCCACGGTGTCCCAGGCGTTGAACCTGCTCCGGCAAGGCGCGTCCGCCGTCCTCAACGGCAACCTGCTGACCCTCCCGGTGGGCGGCGGTTTGCTGTACGTGCAGCCCGTCTACCTGCGCTCCACGGGCGAAACGTCCTACCCCACACTGCAGCGCGTGCTGGTTGCCTTCGGTGACAAGATCGGGTTCGCGCCGACACTGGATGAAGCGCTGAACCAGCTCTTCGGCGGCCAGTCGGGCGCCAAGGCCGGTGACTTTGCCAATAACGGCCAGACGCCGCCGCCCGCAGCCGGAGGAAGCACTCCGCCGGCCACCGGCGGTACGGACGCCAAGGCGGAGCTGAAGGCCGCGCTGGATGAGGCGAACGCAGCCATCCGTGCCGGCCAGGAGGCTCTGGCCAAGGGGGACTTCGCCGCCTACGGCGAGCAGCAGAATAAGCTGTCCGCGGCCCTGCAGAAGGCCATCGACGCCGAAGCGAAGCTCGGTGCCGAAGGTGCCTCGCCGACGCCCGGAGCCACCACTGCTCCCACGGCGGCCCCATCGGCTGCCGCGACGCCGTCGCCGTCTCCGAGTAATTGA
- a CDS encoding ATP-dependent DNA helicase UvrD2: MTTDNFERTLPGDGASPGTALPDSRSLEERILGGLDDEQREVASTLNGPLCVLAGAGTGKTRAITHRIAYGVHSGVYSPQRLLAVTFTARAAAEMRSRLRDLGVGNVQARTFHAAALRQLQFFWPQAVGGALPNLLDHKAQMIAEAARRLRLSTDRASIRDLASEIEWAKVSMLTPANYLENAQDRGNPGGFDLTAVARVFQSYEDVKTDRNVIDFEDVLLITVGILQEDPKVAATVREQYRHFVVDEYQDVSPLQQRLLELWLGGRDELCVVGDASQTIYSFTGASPKHLLGFKAMYPGANVVKLIRDYRSTPQVVKLANDLLAGRRSGGPVADAAWAAPLKLVAQRQPGPPPQFTECADDEAEAATVAIKIRELLDAGTPASEIAVLFRTNGQSEAYEQALASAGIGYQLRGGERFFARKEVRDAILQLRAATRAAAETSEPEPLGQLVRDIVASLGYTESAPHNGGALRERWESLAALVALADELVLSRGPQFSLSDFVNELQERSLAQHAPTVQGVTLASLHAAKGLEWDAVFLVGLCEGLMPISFADSPEDVDEERRLLYVGITRAREHLSLSWSLARTPGGRANRKPSRFLDGLRPDSVASSTARGKGPAPRRKAATPAMCRVCGSMLSTGAERKVGRCSQCPPSYEEQTFDALRQWRKDVALAAEVPAFVVFTDATLTAIAEARPASLEELSQLAGIGPSKLEKYGEAVLEVLTESGSA; encoded by the coding sequence GTGACAACTGACAATTTTGAACGCACTTTGCCCGGCGACGGCGCGTCCCCCGGTACCGCCCTACCGGACAGCCGGTCCCTGGAAGAGCGCATTCTCGGCGGTTTGGACGACGAGCAGCGGGAGGTTGCGAGCACGCTGAACGGGCCCCTCTGCGTGCTCGCGGGTGCAGGCACCGGCAAGACGCGCGCCATCACCCACCGCATTGCCTATGGGGTGCACTCAGGCGTCTACAGCCCGCAGCGGCTGTTGGCCGTGACCTTCACTGCGCGCGCTGCGGCGGAGATGCGGAGCCGGCTCCGGGACCTGGGGGTGGGCAACGTCCAGGCTCGGACGTTCCACGCTGCAGCGCTGAGGCAGCTGCAATTCTTCTGGCCGCAGGCCGTCGGCGGAGCGCTGCCGAACCTCCTCGACCACAAGGCGCAGATGATCGCCGAAGCCGCCCGCCGCCTCCGGCTCAGCACAGACCGTGCATCCATCAGGGACCTCGCCTCCGAGATCGAGTGGGCCAAGGTATCCATGCTGACGCCGGCGAACTACCTCGAGAATGCGCAGGACCGCGGCAACCCCGGAGGGTTCGACCTGACAGCCGTGGCGCGGGTGTTCCAGTCCTATGAGGACGTCAAAACGGACCGCAACGTCATCGACTTTGAGGACGTCCTGCTGATCACTGTCGGGATCCTGCAGGAGGACCCGAAGGTGGCAGCCACTGTCCGCGAACAGTACCGCCACTTCGTGGTGGACGAATACCAGGACGTTTCGCCGTTGCAACAGCGGCTCCTGGAGCTCTGGCTGGGCGGACGCGACGAGCTGTGCGTCGTAGGCGATGCCAGCCAGACCATCTACTCGTTTACCGGCGCCTCACCCAAACACCTGCTCGGTTTCAAAGCCATGTACCCCGGCGCCAACGTCGTCAAACTGATCCGGGACTACCGCTCCACGCCCCAGGTGGTCAAGCTGGCCAATGACCTGCTCGCGGGACGGCGCAGCGGCGGCCCTGTGGCGGACGCCGCCTGGGCGGCGCCGCTCAAGCTCGTCGCGCAACGGCAGCCGGGGCCTCCGCCGCAGTTCACTGAGTGCGCTGACGATGAAGCCGAAGCCGCCACGGTAGCTATCAAGATCCGCGAACTGCTCGACGCCGGCACTCCGGCCAGCGAGATCGCCGTGCTGTTCCGCACCAACGGGCAGTCCGAGGCCTATGAACAGGCTTTGGCTTCGGCCGGAATCGGCTATCAGCTGCGCGGCGGAGAACGGTTCTTCGCCCGCAAGGAAGTCCGGGACGCAATCCTCCAACTAAGGGCTGCCACCCGGGCCGCTGCCGAAACCTCGGAACCCGAGCCCCTGGGCCAGCTGGTCCGGGACATCGTGGCGTCCCTGGGCTACACGGAATCCGCCCCGCACAACGGCGGAGCGCTGCGGGAACGCTGGGAGTCGCTGGCCGCACTGGTTGCACTGGCGGATGAGCTGGTGCTGAGCCGGGGCCCACAATTCAGCCTCTCGGATTTTGTCAACGAACTGCAGGAACGGTCGCTTGCCCAGCATGCCCCCACCGTTCAAGGGGTGACCCTGGCGTCCCTGCACGCCGCCAAGGGCCTCGAATGGGATGCGGTCTTCCTCGTGGGCCTCTGCGAAGGGCTCATGCCGATCTCGTTCGCCGACTCCCCGGAGGACGTGGATGAGGAGCGCCGGTTGCTCTACGTGGGCATCACCCGGGCGCGGGAGCATCTGTCGCTGTCCTGGTCGTTGGCCCGGACCCCCGGCGGCAGGGCCAACCGGAAGCCGTCGCGGTTCCTGGACGGCCTTCGGCCGGATTCGGTGGCCAGTTCGACGGCGCGCGGCAAGGGTCCGGCTCCCCGGCGGAAGGCGGCGACACCTGCGATGTGCCGGGTCTGCGGAAGCATGCTGTCCACCGGCGCCGAACGCAAAGTCGGCCGCTGCAGCCAGTGCCCGCCGAGCTATGAAGAACAGACCTTCGACGCGCTGCGCCAGTGGCGGAAGGACGTGGCTCTTGCAGCCGAAGTTCCGGCGTTCGTGGTGTTTACCGATGCGACGTTGACTGCCATCGCGGAGGCACGGCCGGCGTCCCTGGAGGAATTGTCCCAGCTGGCCGGAATCGGTCCCTCGAAGCTGGAAAAATACGGCGAAGCCGTGCTCGAGGTCCTCACGGAAAGCGGCAGCGCCTGA